The proteins below are encoded in one region of bacterium:
- a CDS encoding AAA family ATPase, with protein MDDFETELALLIRARYPIIYLVSWEERRVERIVRRLATSLGKHVIVWTSSAGFDQTAGRTSDSTKPFSALSHVLQVPEKSIFLLKDFHPFLNEREPVVTRMLRDIGAKLKTSYKTVIILSPVLNIPVELEKEISVLDVPLPTEQELRGILDSVVKQARRDPRLTVDISDDVVDKMVRATCGLTEEEAENAFAKALVNDGKFTEDDLPMIIREKKQIIRKTGVLEYYDLSETFDAVGGLSKLKLWLTNRAEAFGAEAREFGLPEPKGLLLVGVQGCGKSLTAKAVASLWKLPLLRLDVGSLFGSYIGTSEHNMRKAIKVAESLAPAILWLDEIEKGFSGVMGSGSTDGGTTARVFATFLTWLQEKTKPVFVVATANAINQLPPEMLRKGRFDEIFFIDLPTEQERESIIKIHLKKRKRDPTRFAVAELARGCAGGSGAEIEQAIISALYEAFAEKRDISTQDVLRAFSESVPLSAMMREQIAAFRAWAKDRARPAS; from the coding sequence ACTTGGCAAGCACGTCATCGTTTGGACAAGCTCTGCCGGGTTTGACCAGACTGCCGGCAGGACATCCGATTCCACAAAGCCCTTCTCCGCTCTGTCGCACGTTCTCCAGGTTCCGGAGAAATCGATCTTCCTTCTGAAGGATTTTCACCCGTTTCTGAACGAGCGTGAGCCGGTGGTGACTCGGATGCTGAGGGATATTGGGGCTAAGCTAAAAACGAGCTATAAGACAGTGATCATCCTCTCACCGGTGCTGAACATACCGGTAGAATTGGAGAAGGAGATCTCCGTCCTCGATGTGCCATTACCTACTGAGCAGGAGCTGAGGGGAATACTTGATTCGGTTGTGAAACAGGCGAGGCGCGACCCCCGGTTGACCGTTGATATAAGCGACGACGTTGTGGACAAGATGGTCAGGGCCACGTGTGGGCTGACGGAGGAGGAGGCGGAGAACGCGTTCGCGAAGGCGCTCGTGAACGATGGTAAGTTCACTGAGGATGACCTCCCGATGATCATAAGGGAAAAAAAGCAGATCATCCGGAAGACGGGTGTGCTGGAGTATTACGATCTCTCGGAGACGTTTGACGCCGTGGGAGGCCTGTCCAAACTGAAGCTGTGGCTTACGAATCGTGCGGAAGCGTTCGGGGCGGAGGCGCGGGAGTTTGGGTTACCGGAGCCCAAGGGGTTGCTCCTCGTAGGGGTCCAAGGCTGCGGCAAGAGCCTGACAGCGAAGGCGGTAGCATCACTTTGGAAGCTGCCACTGCTAAGGCTGGACGTGGGCAGCCTCTTCGGGTCATATATTGGCACATCGGAACATAATATGCGTAAGGCGATCAAAGTCGCCGAATCGCTCGCTCCGGCGATACTGTGGCTGGATGAGATCGAGAAGGGCTTTTCTGGGGTTATGGGCTCGGGTTCGACGGATGGAGGAACGACTGCGAGGGTGTTTGCGACGTTTCTGACTTGGCTTCAGGAGAAGACCAAGCCGGTCTTCGTTGTGGCCACGGCAAACGCCATCAATCAACTGCCGCCGGAGATGCTTAGAAAGGGTAGATTCGACGAGATATTCTTCATCGACCTCCCCACCGAGCAGGAGCGCGAGAGCATCATCAAGATTCATCTCAAGAAGCGCAAACGGGACCCCACGCGGTTTGCGGTCGCTGAGTTAGCGCGGGGTTGCGCGGGGGGGAGCGGGGCTGAGATCGAGCAGGCGATCATCTCGGCGCTTTACGAGGCCTTTGCGGAGAAGCGGGACATATCCACGCAGGACGTTCTCCGTGCGTTCTCCGAGAGCGTCCCCTTGTCAGCGATGATGAGGGAGCAAATAGCGGCGTTTAGGGCGTGGGCGAAGGACCGTGCGAGGCCAGCGTCG